In one Dermatophilaceae bacterium Sec6.4 genomic region, the following are encoded:
- the gdhA gene encoding NADP-specific glutamate dehydrogenase produces the protein MDDSRAHLEQCYQRVLSRNPGETEFHQAVREVFDSLAPVLARSPQYGEPQILEAVCEPERQVIFRVPWVDDQGVVHINRAFRVEFNSALGPFKGGMRFHPSVYLGIVKFLGFEQIFKNALTGLPIGGGKGGSDFDPKGRSDREVMAFCQSLMTELHRHLGEYTDVPAGDIGVGEREIGYLFGQYKRITNRYESGVLTGKGVAWGGSLVRKEATGYGLVFFTDEMLKARGQSFDGKKVVVSGSGNVAIYAVEKAQQLGARVIAVSDSAGYVVDEAGIDLELLKDVKEVRRERLTAYADARPGARHIRGGSIWDVPCDVALPCATQNELDDDAARALVANGCMLVAEGANMPTTPAATKVLTQAGVLFAPGKAANAGGVATSGLEMQQNASRDSWTHEYTEQRLSTIVRGIHQRCAQTAERYDDPGNYILGANAAGFTAVADAMLALGVI, from the coding sequence ATGGATGATTCGCGGGCCCACCTCGAGCAGTGTTATCAGCGGGTGCTGAGTCGCAACCCCGGAGAGACCGAGTTCCATCAGGCGGTGCGGGAGGTCTTCGACTCCCTGGCGCCGGTGCTGGCCCGATCCCCGCAGTACGGCGAGCCGCAGATTCTCGAAGCGGTCTGCGAGCCGGAGCGGCAGGTCATCTTCCGGGTGCCGTGGGTGGACGACCAGGGCGTCGTGCACATCAACCGCGCGTTCCGGGTCGAGTTCAACTCGGCATTGGGCCCGTTCAAGGGCGGTATGCGCTTCCACCCCAGCGTCTATCTGGGCATCGTGAAGTTTCTCGGCTTCGAGCAGATCTTCAAGAACGCGCTGACCGGTCTGCCGATCGGTGGCGGCAAGGGCGGCTCGGACTTCGACCCGAAGGGCCGCAGCGACCGCGAGGTGATGGCGTTCTGCCAGTCCCTGATGACCGAGTTGCACCGTCACCTCGGGGAGTACACCGACGTCCCAGCGGGTGATATCGGCGTGGGTGAGCGCGAGATCGGCTATCTCTTCGGCCAGTACAAGCGCATCACCAACCGCTACGAGTCCGGGGTCCTGACCGGCAAGGGTGTCGCCTGGGGCGGTTCCCTGGTGCGTAAGGAAGCCACCGGGTACGGCCTGGTCTTCTTCACCGACGAGATGCTCAAAGCCCGTGGGCAGTCCTTCGACGGTAAGAAGGTCGTTGTCTCCGGCTCCGGCAACGTCGCCATCTATGCCGTCGAGAAAGCCCAGCAGCTCGGCGCACGGGTCATCGCGGTCTCCGACTCCGCCGGCTACGTCGTGGACGAAGCCGGGATCGACCTGGAGTTGCTCAAAGACGTCAAAGAGGTACGCCGCGAGCGACTCACCGCCTACGCCGACGCACGACCCGGTGCCCGACACATCCGCGGCGGGTCCATCTGGGATGTGCCCTGCGATGTCGCGCTGCCGTGCGCCACCCAGAACGAGTTGGACGACGACGCTGCGCGGGCGCTGGTCGCCAACGGTTGCATGCTCGTCGCGGAGGGCGCGAACATGCCCACCACGCCGGCCGCCACGAAGGTGTTGACGCAGGCCGGGGTGTTGTTCGCTCCCGGTAAGGCGGCCAATGCCGGCGGCGTCGCGACCAGTGGTCTGGAGATGCAGCAGAACGCCTCCCGGGACTCCTGGACGCACGAGTACACCGAGCAGCGGTTGTCCACGATCGTGCGTGGTATCCACCAGCGGTGCGCGCAGACCGCGGAGCGGTACGACGACCCGGGCAACTACATCCTGGGCGCCAACGCGGCTGGATTCACCGCAGTGGCCGACGCCATGTTGGCGCTGGGCGTCATCTGA
- a CDS encoding sigma-70 family RNA polymerase sigma factor — MDSSEEDAQLAAIFIAGEQGALRLMYDRYGPLLYRIALSTLGSTPDAEDVLQETFVSAWRGRSTFDPAAGSLPGWLVGIVRRRAIDQLRSGGRQRRAWQAVVQEFTPEEVPSNMDSVVERTLVSDELSRLPQTQRRVLEMAFYDGLTHTQISAATGLPVGTVKSHVRRGLLRLRQRWEEDSALV, encoded by the coding sequence TTGGATTCCTCCGAGGAAGATGCGCAGCTCGCAGCGATCTTCATCGCCGGAGAGCAAGGTGCGTTGCGGCTCATGTACGACCGTTACGGACCGCTTCTCTATCGGATCGCGTTGTCCACGCTCGGCTCGACTCCCGATGCCGAAGACGTGTTGCAGGAGACATTCGTCTCCGCTTGGCGGGGGCGGTCGACCTTCGACCCGGCTGCCGGATCGCTGCCCGGATGGCTGGTGGGGATCGTGCGTCGCAGGGCCATCGACCAACTGCGGTCGGGCGGGCGCCAGCGACGCGCGTGGCAAGCTGTCGTGCAGGAATTCACTCCCGAAGAAGTGCCCTCCAACATGGACAGCGTCGTTGAGCGCACGCTGGTCAGTGACGAGCTGTCGCGGTTGCCGCAGACCCAACGCAGAGTGCTGGAAATGGCTTTCTACGATGGACTGACCCACACCCAGATCTCTGCAGCGACCGGCCTCCCCGTCGGCACCGTGAAGAGCCATGTGCGCCGGGGACTGCTTCGATTGCGACAACGTTGGGAGGAGGACAGTGCCCTTGTCTGA
- a CDS encoding anti-sigma factor, whose amino-acid sequence MSEQPDPGSAHDPSSDSARWETLSLLALGERVDTDLEFHISECGECQGELRSLRRTVELGRSTGDVDGPAPMPSERVWAGIVSELGMTDTPTLDQVADEPLPVADHTRAARPSQPARPSHPARPSRRQAFALAAGVALIAGTGVTGGYLIGRTSGGPSTTVSASADLTPFPGGPAGVSGRAKVHDNGTGTRVSIDTAQLPVRNGYYEVWLYDPQDDKMVAIGTLPRSGAADLPVPPGLNVNSYHIVDVSAQDYNGNPAHQQSVLRGGLRW is encoded by the coding sequence TTGTCTGAGCAACCAGATCCCGGGTCAGCCCACGACCCCAGCTCAGACTCGGCACGCTGGGAGACGCTGAGCCTGCTCGCGCTCGGCGAACGAGTCGACACCGACCTGGAGTTCCACATTTCCGAATGTGGCGAATGCCAGGGCGAGCTGAGGTCACTGCGACGCACGGTCGAGCTCGGACGGAGCACCGGCGATGTCGATGGTCCGGCGCCCATGCCGTCCGAGCGTGTCTGGGCAGGAATCGTTTCCGAGCTCGGGATGACCGACACACCCACCCTGGACCAGGTCGCCGATGAGCCGTTGCCGGTCGCGGACCACACTCGCGCTGCGCGTCCATCCCAGCCTGCCCGCCCATCCCACCCTGCCCGCCCGTCACGGCGACAGGCGTTTGCCCTGGCCGCTGGGGTGGCGCTGATCGCCGGGACCGGTGTCACCGGCGGCTACCTGATCGGACGGACCTCCGGTGGCCCGTCCACGACGGTGTCGGCGAGCGCCGATCTCACGCCCTTCCCCGGCGGCCCGGCGGGGGTCAGCGGTCGCGCCAAGGTGCACGACAACGGCACCGGGACACGCGTCTCGATCGATACTGCCCAGTTGCCTGTTCGCAACGGCTACTACGAGGTCTGGTTGTACGACCCGCAGGACGACAAGATGGTTGCGATCGGGACACTGCCCCGCTCCGGCGCGGCCGACCTACCGGTGCCGCCCGGCCTGAATGTGAACAGCTACCACATCGTGGACGTGTCCGCGCAGGACTACAACGGAAACCCGGCCCATCAGCAGAGCGTGCTGCGCGGCGGGTTGCGCTGGTAG
- a CDS encoding ABC transporter permease, whose translation MSAATTSTDTTGTASPQEARADRAWPLVARREINVKLHDRNFLISTVVVIVLIAGSFALQVLLIGRTSTKTVAVASAAATTVVQQANTTADAAGSDVAFKTRRYSSEAAVRTAVSDGKQSAGLVATKGGWQLVGTSSRDALVTTYVAAAARQDVVSRNAVAAGTSLQALSSGADVQYEVLRPAAGDGQGQARVGAIAFGVLFYLASLLFGIAIANSVVEEKQNRVVEILAAAIPTRQLLIGKVVGNTVLAVAQVALLSALAAIGFVATGNTSLLGDIAGGGLWFLVFFLVGFLTLACLWAVVGALATRSEDIQSSSTPMTILVVAVFAIGSFGTGIVAQVASYVPLLSTVAMPARVVGGQATWWQALLSLAIAAVAAYAIILFAERMYRGALLQTGSRTTYRQALARAGSTRSAG comes from the coding sequence ATGAGCGCCGCGACGACCAGCACCGACACCACCGGTACCGCGTCACCGCAGGAGGCCCGCGCTGATCGAGCCTGGCCGCTGGTTGCGCGACGTGAGATCAACGTCAAACTGCACGACCGCAACTTCCTGATCTCCACGGTCGTGGTGATCGTGCTGATTGCCGGATCGTTCGCGCTGCAGGTGCTGCTTATCGGTCGTACCTCCACGAAGACCGTTGCGGTCGCATCTGCTGCTGCAACCACGGTCGTGCAGCAGGCGAACACGACAGCGGACGCAGCCGGGAGCGACGTCGCGTTCAAGACCAGGCGCTACTCCTCGGAGGCAGCTGTCCGCACAGCCGTCAGTGACGGAAAGCAGTCGGCGGGGCTTGTCGCCACCAAGGGCGGTTGGCAACTGGTCGGCACCTCCAGCCGCGACGCCCTGGTCACGACGTACGTCGCGGCGGCGGCTCGGCAGGACGTCGTCAGCAGGAACGCGGTTGCCGCAGGCACCAGCCTGCAAGCCCTGAGCAGCGGCGCCGACGTGCAGTACGAGGTGCTCAGACCCGCGGCCGGCGACGGACAGGGGCAGGCCCGGGTCGGCGCCATCGCCTTCGGGGTGCTCTTCTACCTCGCGTCGCTACTCTTCGGAATCGCCATCGCCAACAGCGTGGTCGAGGAAAAGCAGAACCGGGTGGTCGAGATCCTTGCCGCGGCCATCCCGACCCGTCAGCTACTGATCGGCAAGGTCGTCGGCAATACGGTGCTCGCCGTGGCACAGGTGGCGCTGCTCAGCGCGCTGGCAGCGATTGGATTCGTGGCTACCGGGAACACTTCGCTGCTCGGCGACATCGCCGGGGGCGGGTTGTGGTTCCTGGTTTTCTTCCTGGTCGGCTTCCTGACCCTCGCCTGCCTGTGGGCGGTGGTCGGTGCGCTCGCGACCCGGTCGGAGGACATTCAATCCAGTTCGACACCCATGACGATCCTGGTCGTAGCGGTATTCGCGATCGGCAGCTTCGGGACCGGCATCGTGGCGCAGGTCGCGTCGTACGTGCCACTCCTGTCGACCGTCGCTATGCCGGCCCGCGTCGTCGGAGGTCAGGCGACCTGGTGGCAGGCGCTGCTGTCACTAGCGATTGCCGCTGTCGCCGCGTACGCCATCATTCTGTTTGCTGAGCGGATGTACCGCGGTGCCCTGCTGCAGACCGGTAGCCGCACGACTTACCGCCAAGCCCTCGCGCGAGCGGGATCGACGCGCTCCGCAGGCTGA
- a CDS encoding ATP-binding cassette domain-containing protein, which translates to MLQTQGLVRRFGERVAVDHLDFEVPDGELVGFVGGNGAGKTTTMRMIMGVLASDEGTITWDGAPVSTADRRSFGYMPEERGLYPKQSVISQLIYLGRLQGLAKQAAADSAGRLLDRFDLRERAADKLESLSLGNQQRVQIAAAVIAHPRLLILDEPFSGLDPAAVDSMADLLREHTARGVGVLFSSHQLELVERLCDRLIVLSHGKIVASGTADELRRQGAVRHRLTTGADVAWVRGLDWLQVDSTDERTAVVRLTGPGDADRLLREALERGSVYELTELIPTVADIFRKVTV; encoded by the coding sequence ATGTTGCAGACACAGGGGCTGGTCCGCAGGTTCGGCGAGCGGGTGGCGGTCGACCATCTCGATTTCGAGGTGCCCGACGGTGAGCTGGTCGGGTTCGTCGGTGGGAACGGGGCCGGCAAGACGACCACCATGCGGATGATCATGGGGGTGCTGGCCAGCGACGAGGGCACGATCACCTGGGACGGTGCGCCGGTGAGCACCGCGGACCGGCGCTCGTTCGGCTACATGCCCGAAGAGCGCGGGCTCTACCCCAAACAGTCGGTGATCTCCCAACTCATCTATCTCGGTCGTTTGCAGGGGCTCGCCAAGCAGGCGGCAGCGGATTCTGCCGGCCGGCTGCTGGACCGGTTCGACCTCCGCGAACGCGCCGCTGACAAGTTGGAATCACTTTCGTTGGGCAACCAGCAACGCGTCCAGATCGCCGCCGCCGTCATCGCCCACCCGCGACTGCTCATTTTGGACGAACCGTTCTCCGGGCTCGATCCCGCAGCGGTCGACAGCATGGCGGACCTGCTGCGCGAACACACCGCACGCGGAGTGGGCGTGCTCTTCTCCTCCCATCAGTTGGAGCTGGTCGAGCGCTTGTGCGACCGGCTGATCGTGCTCTCGCACGGCAAGATCGTGGCGTCCGGGACGGCAGACGAGCTGCGCCGTCAAGGCGCCGTACGCCATCGACTCACAACCGGTGCGGACGTCGCATGGGTACGCGGCCTGGACTGGCTGCAGGTCGACAGCACCGACGAGCGGACTGCCGTCGTGCGACTGACCGGGCCCGGTGACGCCGACCGGCTGTTACGCGAAGCTCTCGAGCGCGGCTCCGTCTACGAGCTGACCGAGCTGATCCCCACCGTTGCCGACATCTTCCGGAAGGTCACCGTATGA
- a CDS encoding NAD(P)/FAD-dependent oxidoreductase yields the protein MTDAVVVGAGQNGLAAAVTLARAGLSVDLIESNDWIGGGAATRDLTIPGFHHDVASAVHPMALASPFFTAFQIRERIELRVPEISFGHPLPNGRSAIAYRDLHRTADNLGRDGVAYQRLMQPLVDRVQQITEFTGEPLLQIPSHPVATVAYGLRALEQGSPAWGWRFKEEIAPALLTGAAAHTIGSHPRLAMAGAGLVLGIHAHAAGWPVPIGGSQAIADALGADLQAHGGRIILGHEVTDLAELARYDTVVLDLSTKALAAIAGDQLPARYRRALQRFKHGNGVAKMDLALSGPVPWTDPELRRTPTIHLGGTREQIAATERQVGRGELPDRPYVLLVQPSVLDPTRAPAGQATLWAYTHVPYNCPVDRTEAMIATIEEYAPGFRDLILARTGTPADQLGRISANFIGGDFATGAVTLSQMIKRPVVSPTPWRTPLPGVYLGSSATSPGPSVHGLGGWYAARTALRDRYDLGAPDLGMGL from the coding sequence ATGACGGATGCGGTCGTAGTCGGTGCAGGGCAGAACGGTCTCGCGGCAGCAGTGACGCTCGCGCGGGCCGGCTTGAGCGTCGACCTGATCGAGAGCAACGACTGGATCGGCGGGGGAGCGGCCACCCGGGATCTGACGATTCCCGGTTTTCATCACGACGTCGCCTCCGCCGTGCACCCGATGGCGCTCGCGTCGCCGTTCTTCACGGCCTTTCAGATCAGAGAACGTATCGAGCTGCGAGTCCCCGAAATATCCTTCGGTCATCCGCTCCCGAACGGTCGCAGTGCTATCGCCTACCGCGATCTGCACCGCACCGCAGACAATCTCGGTCGGGACGGCGTCGCCTACCAGAGGTTGATGCAACCGCTGGTCGACCGGGTCCAGCAGATCACCGAGTTCACCGGTGAGCCGCTGCTGCAGATACCGAGCCACCCGGTGGCCACCGTCGCCTACGGGTTGCGAGCGCTCGAACAGGGCTCTCCCGCATGGGGATGGCGCTTCAAAGAAGAGATCGCCCCGGCGCTGCTCACCGGTGCTGCCGCGCACACCATCGGTTCTCATCCGCGCCTCGCAATGGCTGGTGCCGGGTTGGTGCTCGGCATCCACGCGCATGCCGCCGGGTGGCCGGTGCCGATCGGTGGATCACAGGCGATCGCGGACGCGCTCGGCGCAGACTTGCAAGCACATGGCGGGCGCATCATCCTCGGGCACGAGGTAACAGACCTGGCAGAATTGGCCCGGTACGACACCGTGGTGCTCGACCTGTCGACCAAGGCCCTCGCCGCCATTGCCGGAGATCAGCTGCCGGCGCGGTACCGGCGGGCGCTGCAACGGTTCAAACACGGCAACGGAGTCGCCAAGATGGATCTGGCGCTCTCCGGGCCGGTGCCGTGGACCGACCCCGAGCTGCGTCGTACGCCGACCATTCACCTCGGCGGCACCCGCGAGCAGATCGCTGCAACCGAGCGTCAGGTCGGCAGGGGCGAGCTACCCGATCGCCCCTACGTGCTGCTTGTGCAACCCAGCGTGCTCGACCCCACCCGGGCGCCTGCCGGGCAGGCGACGCTCTGGGCCTACACCCATGTGCCCTACAACTGCCCGGTCGATCGCACCGAGGCGATGATCGCCACGATCGAGGAGTATGCGCCCGGCTTCCGCGACCTGATCCTGGCGCGCACCGGCACCCCGGCCGATCAGTTGGGCCGTATCAGTGCCAACTTCATCGGTGGTGACTTTGCGACGGGTGCCGTCACACTGTCTCAGATGATCAAGCGGCCCGTGGTGTCGCCGACCCCCTGGCGTACCCCGTTGCCAGGTGTCTATCTCGGGTCCTCTGCCACCTCACCCGGCCCGTCGGTGCACGGCCTGGGCGGTTGGTACGCAGCCCGCACCGCCTTGCGCGACCGGTACGACCTGGGCGCACCCGATCTCGGGATGGGTTTGTAG
- a CDS encoding peptidoglycan-binding protein yields MVLQRLLVRKIYDRILTVGTFDKKTDTVVRLYQRRHGLVSDGVVGPNTWRSLISSAPPPRPVGTPGQCGNTGKGVFLVFDDYPLSLDGYKALINEAVRLNIGIGVAPNGQFVASGRADIGYARRAGMYPVDHTYDHKNLTQLSYAAVYREITTSGVSSKWGRPPYGALNDTSRSAYKNAGMNLCLWTLDPRDWDGRSTRSAADYIIANARSGSTVVVHLNHLGTDRAQLSRIKSGLQNRGLTLCRPNSGTTPEDWRPNC; encoded by the coding sequence GTGGTTCTGCAGCGTCTTCTCGTAAGGAAAATTTACGACCGGATCCTGACAGTCGGGACCTTCGACAAGAAGACGGACACCGTTGTCAGGCTCTACCAACGTCGCCACGGACTCGTCTCGGATGGAGTCGTCGGTCCTAATACCTGGCGCTCCCTGATCAGTTCCGCGCCGCCTCCGCGCCCGGTGGGCACCCCAGGGCAGTGCGGTAACACCGGCAAAGGGGTCTTCCTCGTTTTCGACGACTATCCACTCTCGCTCGATGGCTACAAGGCGCTGATCAACGAAGCCGTCAGGTTGAATATCGGTATCGGGGTCGCTCCGAACGGGCAATTCGTTGCATCCGGTCGCGCTGATATCGGGTACGCGCGCAGGGCAGGTATGTATCCCGTTGATCACACCTACGATCACAAGAATCTGACACAGCTTTCCTACGCCGCCGTCTACCGCGAAATCACCACATCGGGCGTCAGTTCCAAATGGGGCCGACCGCCTTACGGTGCACTCAACGACACCAGCCGCAGCGCCTACAAGAATGCCGGTATGAATCTATGCCTGTGGACTCTCGATCCACGTGACTGGGATGGCAGATCGACGCGATCCGCCGCTGACTACATCATTGCAAATGCGCGGAGTGGATCAACTGTTGTTGTCCATCTCAATCATCTCGGCACTGACCGGGCGCAATTGAGCAGAATCAAGTCTGGACTGCAAAATCGTGGACTCACGTTGTGCCGCCCGAACTCCGGGACCACGCCGGAGGATTGGCGACCCAACTGCTGA
- the ugpC gene encoding sn-glycerol-3-phosphate ABC transporter ATP-binding protein UgpC, translated as MATVTFDKAVRLYPGADKPAVDALDIAIQDGEFLVLVGPSGCGKSTSLRMLAGLEDVDDGRIFIGDRDVTDLTPKERDIAMVFQNYALYPHMSVAENMGFSLKISGVSKPDIRTRVEEAAKMLDLSEYLDRKPKALSGGQRQRVAMGRAIVRQPQVFLMDEPLSNLDAKLRVQTRTQIASLQRRLGVTTVYVTHDQVEAMTMGDRVAVLKDGILQQCDTPRRLYDHPDNVFVAGFIGSPAMNLLHLPVTDGGVKLGNAVTEVPRSTLARAGASVTLGVRPEDLVLNDQGQGLEVLVEVVEELGADAYVYGRTPGEHDGQMVARVDGRDVPQKGAKLFFTTNPQRIHLFDETSGRRIES; from the coding sequence ATGGCGACAGTCACGTTCGACAAAGCCGTACGGCTCTACCCAGGCGCCGACAAGCCCGCAGTGGATGCTCTCGACATAGCAATCCAGGACGGCGAATTCCTGGTCCTGGTCGGACCGTCGGGTTGCGGCAAGTCCACCTCGCTGCGGATGCTCGCGGGCCTGGAGGACGTCGATGACGGTCGCATCTTCATCGGTGATCGTGACGTCACGGATCTGACCCCCAAAGAGCGCGACATTGCGATGGTGTTCCAGAACTACGCCCTGTATCCACACATGAGCGTGGCCGAGAACATGGGCTTCTCGTTGAAGATCTCCGGAGTTTCGAAACCGGACATCCGTACCCGGGTGGAGGAGGCAGCCAAGATGCTCGACCTCAGCGAATACCTGGATCGCAAACCGAAGGCCCTCTCCGGTGGCCAGCGTCAACGGGTGGCGATGGGTCGGGCGATCGTGCGCCAACCGCAGGTGTTCCTGATGGACGAGCCGTTGTCCAACCTCGATGCGAAGCTACGCGTTCAGACCCGCACCCAGATCGCCTCCCTGCAGCGCCGGCTGGGAGTGACGACGGTGTACGTCACGCACGACCAGGTGGAGGCAATGACCATGGGGGACCGGGTCGCCGTCCTCAAGGACGGCATCCTGCAGCAGTGCGACACCCCGCGCAGGCTCTACGACCACCCGGACAACGTCTTCGTCGCCGGGTTCATCGGATCGCCGGCCATGAATCTGCTGCATCTGCCGGTGACCGACGGCGGGGTAAAGCTCGGCAACGCGGTGACTGAGGTCCCGCGCAGCACGCTGGCTCGGGCGGGCGCATCGGTGACGCTCGGCGTCCGACCCGAGGACCTGGTCCTGAACGACCAGGGACAAGGGCTGGAGGTGCTGGTCGAGGTCGTGGAGGAACTCGGCGCCGACGCGTATGTCTATGGCCGGACGCCAGGCGAGCACGATGGGCAGATGGTGGCCAGAGTCGACGGGCGCGACGTCCCGCAGAAGGGCGCGAAGCTGTTCTTCACGACCAACCCACAGCGCATTCACCTGTTCGACGAGACATCGGGCAGGCGCATCGAGTCCTGA
- a CDS encoding carbohydrate ABC transporter permease — MSAEATSIPIATTATARTAEPKRRTIKSAEQRGQWWRFAGILVITAVVLVPILAVLYLSVQPSLGSTATGVTLENFSKVFSQTSVATWLKNSLLVTAVTVVVAVTVAAPAGYVLSRGRSRLVSGYSLILFIAQSLPVVTAVIPLFILFAKVGLVDSLAGITIIYVGSTMSVAVWMMAAYFDSIPISLEEAAWIDGCSVFGSFFRIVLRNSLPGVLSTAIFSFLLAWNDYLIAVVFLRSDQNYTLQIGLQTFFQQNATNWGLVMAVAVIMMLPPVLLFAVLNKYFSVGGIGGSLAGR; from the coding sequence ATGAGCGCTGAGGCAACCTCAATTCCCATTGCCACAACTGCGACCGCGCGCACTGCGGAACCCAAGCGGCGCACCATCAAATCAGCGGAGCAACGCGGCCAGTGGTGGCGCTTTGCCGGCATCCTGGTGATCACTGCGGTCGTTCTGGTGCCGATCCTGGCCGTGCTGTACCTGTCGGTGCAGCCCTCGCTCGGAAGCACCGCCACCGGGGTGACCCTGGAGAACTTCAGCAAGGTCTTCAGCCAGACCTCCGTCGCGACATGGCTGAAGAACAGCCTGCTGGTGACCGCAGTGACCGTCGTCGTCGCGGTGACGGTTGCTGCCCCGGCCGGTTACGTGCTCTCCCGAGGGCGCAGTCGATTGGTCTCCGGGTATTCGCTGATTCTGTTCATCGCGCAGTCCCTGCCGGTGGTCACGGCGGTCATCCCGCTGTTCATCCTGTTCGCCAAGGTCGGCCTCGTCGACAGCCTGGCGGGTATCACGATCATCTACGTCGGTTCGACCATGTCGGTCGCCGTGTGGATGATGGCCGCCTACTTCGACTCGATCCCGATCAGCCTCGAGGAAGCCGCCTGGATCGACGGCTGCTCGGTGTTCGGCAGCTTCTTCCGGATCGTGCTGCGCAATTCGCTGCCCGGTGTCCTGTCAACCGCGATCTTCTCGTTCCTGCTCGCCTGGAACGACTACCTGATCGCCGTGGTGTTCCTGCGCTCAGACCAGAACTACACGCTGCAGATCGGTCTGCAGACCTTCTTCCAGCAGAACGCCACGAACTGGGGACTGGTGATGGCCGTCGCGGTGATCATGATGCTCCCGCCCGTGCTGCTGTTCGCCGTACTGAACAAATACTTCAGCGTCGGCGGTATCGGCGGCTCGCTGGCCGGGCGCTGA
- a CDS encoding sugar ABC transporter permease, producing the protein MTSSSSVSALGRARKGVGVAGRGRPPRGVKRKRKNRFTRAFVVFALPSVALLLLLNLYPVIYAALQSLRNGSLIDSGTFVGLRNYTGVLQNPAFWDAARFTLIFTIVGVFGSWAIGLAMALLLRTRIPGRGIFKVLLLLPWVVPVVVSATSWNWLVATPQSPMPMLFHALGFGNVLFLADPLLAQVTVCIFKVWISFPFMMMMMSSALASVDVNVYEAAKIDGSSKWQTFREITLPMISRSTYISWVLMIIFCVNDFPTIFLLTGGGPVRATQSLVVMAYLTVFANFQTGPGVAIAFLMTIVLVVIATLLYRQIRKVDIE; encoded by the coding sequence ATGACATCCTCGTCGTCGGTCAGTGCCCTGGGGAGGGCCCGAAAAGGTGTGGGCGTCGCCGGCCGCGGGCGACCGCCACGCGGGGTGAAACGCAAACGCAAGAACCGGTTCACCCGGGCCTTCGTGGTCTTCGCGTTGCCCTCGGTCGCGCTGTTGCTCCTGCTGAACCTGTACCCCGTCATCTACGCCGCGCTGCAGTCGCTGCGCAACGGAAGTCTCATCGACTCGGGCACTTTCGTCGGGCTGCGTAACTACACCGGCGTCCTGCAGAACCCGGCGTTCTGGGATGCGGCGCGGTTCACCCTCATCTTCACCATCGTCGGCGTCTTCGGCAGCTGGGCGATCGGTCTGGCCATGGCGTTGCTGCTGCGCACCCGGATACCCGGCCGGGGGATCTTCAAAGTGCTGCTGCTGTTGCCGTGGGTGGTTCCGGTGGTCGTTTCGGCCACCTCGTGGAACTGGCTGGTCGCTACTCCGCAGTCCCCGATGCCGATGCTCTTCCATGCGCTCGGATTCGGCAATGTGCTCTTCCTGGCCGACCCGCTCCTGGCGCAGGTCACCGTCTGCATCTTCAAGGTGTGGATCAGCTTCCCGTTCATGATGATGATGATGTCCTCGGCCCTGGCATCGGTCGATGTGAACGTGTACGAGGCAGCCAAGATCGACGGGTCCTCCAAATGGCAGACCTTCCGGGAGATCACCCTGCCGATGATCTCCAGGTCCACCTACATCAGCTGGGTGCTGATGATCATCTTCTGCGTGAACGACTTCCCGACCATCTTCCTGCTCACCGGTGGCGGGCCCGTGCGGGCAACACAATCCCTGGTGGTGATGGCCTACCTGACCGTGTTCGCCAACTTCCAGACCGGGCCGGGTGTCGCGATCGCGTTCCTGATGACGATCGTGCTGGTCGTCATCGCTACCCTGCTCTACCGCCAGATCCGAAAGGTGGACATCGAATGA